The region GCCGGGCGCCGACGTGCTCGCCGATCTCGTCGTACAGCACCTCGTAGAGCAGCGACGGGCCGACCACGACGATCTCGGGGAGCGGCGCGGTGCGCTCGAACTCCCGTACGGCGCCGGCGGGGAGCACCCGCGGCCGCTCGCCGGCGGCCGCCCGGACGGCCAGGACGCGCAGTTCCCACTGGAGATAGGGGGTGAGCGGGGTCTCCACGACGCGGAGCCTGCGGGTCTCCGGGTGGGTCCGGTAGTAGCCGGTGAGAGGCTCCCGCATCTCCGCGATCAGGGCGAGGGAACGTTCCCAGTCGCCGGCCATCATCGCCCGCCAGCTGGGGACCTCGGGCTCGTGGAACTCCTGGGCGCGTTCGAGCTTCCACACCACACCGGGGGCCCGGTCGAACTCCTCGGCGAACTCGGCCTGGTAGGCGCCGGCGGGCAGCGTCCGCGCGTCGGCCTGCCGTACGTCGTCAAAGATGGTGCGGGTGGAGTCCACCCTTCCCTCCTTCGGGCCGTCCGTCGGGGTGCGGGGCAGGGCCGGGGCAGGGCCGGTACGGGGCCGGTACGGCGGCGCCGTGCGGGAGCGACCGCCGGCGGCGTGCGGGCGCTCCCGCTGCGCGCCCGCACGCCACGGTGCCGGGACCGGCGGTCAGTTGCCGACGCTGTTGCTGGCGTTCGTCGTCTCGATCTTGTCGAGCAGCCGGATTGTGATCTTCGTCTTGACCGGTGCGGCCGCCTCGTCGGCGGTCTCGATGTCGGGCTCGTTGGGGTTCATCCGGTTCCTCTCGTGGGTGAGGGACAGGGATGTTCTCGCGAGAACGCGTTCAGCATTCGCCGCCGTCGCCACGCAGTCAAGGATTGTGTCAATTCCTTCTGGTAAGCGCCGTTTCGGTCATGCCGGGGAAATGCGCTCCGTCGCATCGAAACGGGCGCGTATCCCTGTCCCGCAGACCGGGCAGCTGGGGCGGGGTGGATGGCTGACCCACACGAGGTGGTCCGCGGCGAGCAGGTTGACTCCCCGGATGACGCCGACCGGCGGCGCGGACACCCCGGTCAGCAGCCCGATCAGCGCGTGGGCGACGAACTGCCCGGACAGGCCCGCCGATGTGGCGATCACTCCCGGCCCGCCGAGGTCCACCGGCGTACCCGGGCGGCGCCGGGCCTCCTCGCCGTCGCACAGGCACTCGTAGCAGGTGCCGGCCTCCGGGGTGAAGCAGCCCACGGTGACCAGCGGTCCGCTGTATCCGCCGCCCACCCACGGGATCCGGGCCGCGGCGCAGGCGCGGTTGGCCCACACCCTGATGCCGTGCCCGTCCGGCCGGTCCGCGCAGAGGGCGAGCGCGTCGTAGCCCGCGATCAGCGTGTCGAGTTCGCGGCGGCTGCCTACGCGCCGCCGGTCGCCGGTGACGGTGATGTCGGAGTTGACGCCACGCAGCCGCGCGACGGCCGCCTCCGCCTTCGGCCGCCCCACGTCGGCCTCGCCGTACAGCACCTGGCGGTTGAGGTTCGACAGCTCGACCAGGTCGGGATCCACGCAGTGGAGCTCGCCGACGCCCGCGGCGGCGAGGGCCCACGCCGCGTGGCTGCCCGTGCCGCCCAGCCCCAGCACCACCACCCGCGCCTTCTTGAGCCGGAGCTGCACCTCCCAGCTGCGCGGGTCCGGGCCGACCACCCGGAAGAACGCGTGGTTCCTGCTGTACCGGTCGAGCTCCCGCTCGCTCAGCGCGGCGGGCGGCGCGGTGGCGGCGTCCTCCACGTATCGGGTCGCGACGAGTTGCTCGACGACAGACTCGGCGTCCGGCAACTCCGGATGGGCGAGGCGGAGCCGGTCGGCGATGTCCTCGCGGGAGCGGGTGCCGTCCATCAGGCACAGGGCGGTCCAGACCCAACCGCGGGGGTCCTCGATCTCGGCGGCGATTCCGTGAATCTCGCCGCCGATGCGAATGGTGCCGTCCTCGTACCGGTGGGGCCGGTGCTCGTATTTCACCCGGGGCAGGCGCACGAGTCGAGCATTACTGCCCGGTCACTTATCCGGTCAATAGCCGATTCGGCATAATCGGGATATGGGGTACGGCCAGAAAAGGTTACGGCCGGCTCTTTCTCTCCCGGTGTCGCCGCCTGTCAGCGGACGGCGGCGCGCGGCGCCCCGGGCGCCGAGACGACGGGAAACCGCGCCGCCGGGCATACGTTGTAGGCGATGAACGATCAGCGTGCCCGTACCAGTCGTGTCCCGTTCCGCTCCGTGTCGCGGCGTCCGCGCCTGCTCGCCGGTCTGCTCGCCTGCGGGCTCGCCGGACTGGTCTCGCTGTCCGGCTGCGCCGGCGCGCGGGGCGAGGGCTCGCCGGCGGTCTCCGGCGGGGCCGAGGCTCCGGCGGCCTCCGCTACGCCGCCGGAGCGGCCCTCCGGAGACCCGTCCGCGCCGACGACGCCGGAGCAGTCGCCGCCCGCGGAGCCACAGGCGGAGCCGCCCGCGCCCGACGCGAAGATCCCCAAGGACCCCGCCGCGCTGGCCGGGGCGCTCACCCGGACGACCGCGCTGCTGCGGGACGCCGTCGACGACTGGAGACGTACGGGGGACCCCGCGAAGGGCCAGGCCCCCGAGCCCGTGGTCCTGCTCGCCCTGTACGAGCAGCGCCTCTACCGTCATCTGGCCCGCCACTCCGATGTCGCGTCCCGCACCTACGGCAGGCTGCCGAAGGATCAGGCCGCGCGGGCGCGGGACAACGTGACGGCCGTACGCGACCTGCTGTCCCTCGCCCACCCCGTGAGCGGGCCGGTGAAGTTCCGCATCGAGCCGCCCGAACCGGCGGACGTCCTGCTCGACGGCTTCCGCCGGGCCGGGCGCCGGTTCGGGATCGACTGGCAGGTGCTGGCCGCGGTCATGCTCGTGGAGACGAAGTTCGGCCGGGTCCGGTCGCCGAGCTACGTGGGCGCCAAGGGGCCGATGCAGTTCATGCCCGGCACCTGGAAGGCGTACGGGATGGGCGGCGACATCGACGACACCACGGACGCCCTGCTCGCCGCGGCCAACTATCTGCACGCGTCCGGGGCGCCGGGCGACTACCGGCGGGCGCTGTACGCCTACAACCACTCCCAGGCGTACGTCGACGCCGTCCTGTTGCACGCACGCCAGATGAAGCGGGACATCAGGAACTACTACGCCTACTACAACTGGCAGGTGTACGTGATCACGACGAAGGGCGAGCGGCGGCTGAGCGGCCCCTGACGGCGGGGCGGCGGCCTTCTCACCCACATTTCGCCCTGACTCGATGTAACCAATGCCGCCTTCCGAGCGACTGATCCTTTGGGGCCCAATCGCGGCGGGGAGGCCGGCTGTGCGGTGGATGACGGCTGTCAGGGGAATGACGCGCGTCGCGGCGGTGTTCGGAGCCGCCGCCCTGACCTCGGCGCTCCTCGCGGTGCCGGCCCTCGGCCCGCGCCCGGCGCTCGCCGCCGCCGCGTCGTGCGCGTCGGGCCCTCCGCCGTCCGCCTGGGTCGAGACGTCCGTGACCGTCGAGGAACGCGGTCACGACACCGCCGT is a window of Microbispora sp. NBC_01189 DNA encoding:
- a CDS encoding DUF6879 family protein — protein: MDSTRTIFDDVRQADARTLPAGAYQAEFAEEFDRAPGVVWKLERAQEFHEPEVPSWRAMMAGDWERSLALIAEMREPLTGYYRTHPETRRLRVVETPLTPYLQWELRVLAVRAAAGERPRVLPAGAVREFERTAPLPEIVVVGPSLLYEVLYDEIGEHVGARRVTDPRLAGRCRTAIGTLYERGEDVRSYVEREVLTLPPPAVSSRSRGTFRR
- a CDS encoding ThiF family adenylyltransferase: MRLPRVKYEHRPHRYEDGTIRIGGEIHGIAAEIEDPRGWVWTALCLMDGTRSREDIADRLRLAHPELPDAESVVEQLVATRYVEDAATAPPAALSERELDRYSRNHAFFRVVGPDPRSWEVQLRLKKARVVVLGLGGTGSHAAWALAAAGVGELHCVDPDLVELSNLNRQVLYGEADVGRPKAEAAVARLRGVNSDITVTGDRRRVGSRRELDTLIAGYDALALCADRPDGHGIRVWANRACAAARIPWVGGGYSGPLVTVGCFTPEAGTCYECLCDGEEARRRPGTPVDLGGPGVIATSAGLSGQFVAHALIGLLTGVSAPPVGVIRGVNLLAADHLVWVSHPPRPSCPVCGTGIRARFDATERISPA
- a CDS encoding lytic murein transglycosylase yields the protein MNDQRARTSRVPFRSVSRRPRLLAGLLACGLAGLVSLSGCAGARGEGSPAVSGGAEAPAASATPPERPSGDPSAPTTPEQSPPAEPQAEPPAPDAKIPKDPAALAGALTRTTALLRDAVDDWRRTGDPAKGQAPEPVVLLALYEQRLYRHLARHSDVASRTYGRLPKDQAARARDNVTAVRDLLSLAHPVSGPVKFRIEPPEPADVLLDGFRRAGRRFGIDWQVLAAVMLVETKFGRVRSPSYVGAKGPMQFMPGTWKAYGMGGDIDDTTDALLAAANYLHASGAPGDYRRALYAYNHSQAYVDAVLLHARQMKRDIRNYYAYYNWQVYVITTKGERRLSGP